The DNA region CGCCGCCCATGGCGCGGATCTTCTCCACGCTCCAGTTGGCGATCGCGCGCGACCTGCGGCCGCAAGCGGTTTCCTCGACGCGGTGCTCTTCCAGAGTCATGATCAGGCCACAGCGCGGCGGCAACAGATCGATCGCAGCGGGCACCGCGAAGTTCGGGTCGAACAGCATCGAGCTGCAATGCGGCGCGAGGTTCTCGACGAGGAGGCGCTTGGCTGCCGTGACGTCGGAATATTCGACCTGGTCCCGCGTGATGCCTTTTGCTTTCGCGATGGCATCGAACAGTGGCGGCCGCTGATCCAGCGCGACCATGCGAAAGTGGCCATCCGCGTCAGCAAGCCGTGCCAGGCCGCGGTTCTTTCCAATCGTTCTCATGGCTTCGTCCTCATGAATACAAGACACTCGTTGATGGTGGGGATTCCATTGCGGCCGCGGGCATGCCGGCATTTCATGGCGGCCGTGGCCGCCGAAAACGCCATGGCGGTGCGCACGTCGAGGCCGGCGCCGATCGCCAGCGCATAGGCGCCATGGAAGACATCGCCCGCACCTGTCGTGTCGACGACCTCGACGGCATAGGCAGCCTGCCGATGCAGCTGGCCGTTCTCGTACCAGCTCACGCCGCCCTCGCCGCGCGTGACGGCGATGACACGGCAACCAAAGCGCGCCAGCGTTGTGAGAAACTCGTCCTTGGCTGAGCCCGCGAAGGCGGTGAGCGCAGGCTCGGAGAAGATCGCGTGGTCAGCCAGCGGCAGCAGCCGCTCGAACACCTCGGCATCGGCCATGTCACCGTCGAGCACCGTCGGAATGCCGCGCGCTCGAGCCTCGCGGAACAGCGTCGCGGCACCCTCGACCCAGCGCGGGTCAGCCAGCACGGACGATGCGCGCGTGACTGCGTCGAGCGGAAGCCAGTCTGCCGCTTCCGGATAGAGGCCGCGGAAATTGACGATCTGCCGCTCGCCGCTGCTGTCGACGATGATCCCGGAGACCGACGAGCGGCCATCGGGAAACAGCCGGAAGTTCTCGACATCGACGCCTTCAGTCACCAAGGCCAATTTCATCTCGTGGCCGGCGGCATCATTCCCTGCCCGTCCCCAGAACGCGACGGACGCACCGAGCTTTGCCACAGCGACGCTCGCATTGGCGGCCATGCCGCCGCCGAGCGTGCCGTACTCGACGGCCTTGATCTTCTCGCTTCCACCCGCAAACGGCCGATCGACGCGCCAGACCTGATCGAGCGCCGATAGTCCAAGGCAAATCACGTGCACAGGCCTCGCCCCTGACGCAACATCCGCGAGCGAGGAGAGATCTCCGATGTTTGCCGATGCACTCACCGCAAAACCTGTCCGTTGGTGGCATCGAACAAATGCGTCTTGCCCGGTTGCGGGCGCAGGCCGAGGCGGTCGCCGACCTTCGGCCGCAGCGCCGGGTCGACCCGCGCGATGGCGGAGCCGCCGGCGAGATCGAAATGGATCAGCGTGTCCGAGCCCAGGGGTTCGACCAGCTTGACGTTGATGGCAATGCCATCGGCGACATCCGAGGCGACTGCGAAATGTTCGGGACGAATGCCGAGTACGGCGTTACCGGCCTGACGTAGCTGGCCTGCGGTCTCGCCGTCCAGTGGCACCACCGTTCCTCCTTGCGAGAGGATCGCACGCTCCTGGCGCCATCCGATCGGGAAGAAGTTCATAGCCGGCGAGCCGATGAAACCGGCGACGAACTGGTTGGCCGGCCGCTCATAGACCGTCTCCGGCGTGTCGTATTGCTGGATGGTGCCGCTCTGGAGCACCACGATGCGGTCGGCCATGGTCATGGCCTCGATCTGGTCGTGGGTGACGAAGACCATGGTGGTCTTCAGCTCCTGCGACAGCGCCTTGATCTCCGCCCGGACCTGCCCGCGCAGCTTTGCATCGAGATTGGATAGCGGCTCGTCGAACAAAAAGGCCTTGGGATTGCGCACGATGGCACGGCCCATGGCGACGCGCTGGCGCTGGCCGCCGGACAACTCCTTCGGCTTACGGTCGAGATAAGGTTCGATGTGCAAGAGCGCGGCAGCCCGCTTCACCCGGACATCGATCTCCGCTTTCGGCGTTCCGCGCAATTCCAGCGCAAACGACATGTTGTCGTAGACGCGCATATGCGGATAGAGCGCGTAGTCCTGGAACACCATGGCGATATCGCGCTGGGCGGCCTGCACGCCGTTGACGCGCTTGTCGCCAATATAGAGGTCGCCGGACGAAATCGGCTCGAGGCCCGCGATGATTCGCAGCAAGGTCGACTTGCCGCAGCCGGACGGGCCGACGAAGACGACGAACTCATGGTCCGCAATCTCAAGATTGAGATCGGGGATCACGGTGTAATTGCCGTAGCGCTTCACGAGGTTGCGGATCGAGATCGAGGCCATGATCGCTCAGTCCAGCGCCAGCACAGGCTTGATCAGCTCGCCCTTGGCGAAGCGGGCGAAATTCTCTGGCAAAGCCTGCAGGCCGAACTCGCCGTCGACGAGGACGCGGTATTCGTCCTTGTACGTGCGCAGCAGCTCGACGTTCGGCTCGAAATCCGAGACCGGGAAGTAGAAGGTCCGGATCATGTAAAAATCCTTGCGGCGGAACACCTTGCCTTCCTCGATGGTCCACGGCGCCGCGTTCTCGCCGACCAGCACCAGCGCGCCGCGCGGCAGGACCAGCTCGATGCCGAGGTTGCGCGCCGCATGCGCGCCCGAGCATTCCATGATCAGCGCGAAACGCTTCGAGGTATCACCGACGGTGTGCGCCTTCGCACCGAAGGATTGCGCGATCTTCAGGCGTGTGGTGTTCGGATCGGCGACGTAGATGTCGTAGTAACCGAGCGCGCGGAGCGCCAGCACGACGCCGAGACCGACAGGCCCCGCTCCCATCACGAGGACCGCGCCTGCCTCGCTCGGCGGCACCACACGGCTGGCGAAGCGCACGGCGTGACCTGACGTCCCGATGGTGTCGAGCAGCAGCGGCGCGAGGCTGTCCTCGATATCATCGGGCACCGGCAGCAGGCAGTTTTCCGGCACCGGAACGTACTCGGCGTAACCGCCGGGCCTGTTCCAGCCGATCAGGCTGGAGACTTCCAGGCACATCTGAGTGTCACCGCGCTTACAGGCGGCGCAGCGATCGCAGTGCAAGGGGATGTAGACCGCGCAGCGGCAACCATGCAGGCGGTGACCCGGCTGCTCGACGACGCCAAAAATCTCGTGGCCGGCGGTGAACTCGGCGCCCTTGTGCCAGAGCTTGAAGTCCGAGCCGCATAGCGCGGTGCGCGAGACGCGGACCAACACCTCACCTGCGCCGACGTCGGGCAGCGCGACACGCTCGATAGTGATGCGGTCGTTGCCATGGAAGACCGCGGCCTGCATGATCGCATTTGGACGGAGTGATAAATTCATCAGATACCTAGCCTTTCACCGCACCGAGCGTCAGCCCGGACACGAGCCAGCGCTGAACCAGGGCGGCCAGCACCAGCGGCGGCAAGGCGATCAGCGCCGCCGCAGCCATAAGGGCGCCCCATTGCGTCGAGCCTTCGCCGATGAAGTTAAAGGCAGCCGCGATCAGCGTCTTGGTGTCGCCATTGGAGAGCACCAGCGCAAACAGGAAATAGTTCCACGAGAAGACGAAGGCGAGGATCGCCGACACGGCGACGCCGGATGCCACCAGCGGCAGCGCAATGCGCCAGAGAATGCGTGTGACGCTGCATCCATCGACCTGCGCCGCTTCGAACACGCTGCGCGGGATGCCGTCGAAAGACGGCAGCAGAACCCAGATCACGATCGGCAGCGTGATGACGGCGTGGCTGAGAATCAACGCGGTGTAGGAGCCGATCATGCCGACCTGCCGGAACATCACATACCACGGCAGCAGGAACAGCGTGCCAGGCGCCATGCGCGCCGCGAGCGTCAGGATGGCCGGCCAGGAAATCCGCGTCCAGGAGACGGCAAAGGCGGCGGGAATTCCGAACAGAAGTCCAAGCGCGGTCGAGCCGACGGTGACGATGAGGCTGTTGAGCGCATAGCTCAGGAACGGCGTGGTCCTGGTCAGCTCGACATAGTTGTCCAGCGTCGGCGTGAAGAACAATGTCGGCGGATAGGCCGTGACCTCGAAGGACGGCTTGAATGAGGACAGCACCATCCAGACCGTCGGCGCCATGATTAGCAAGCCGGCGATCACGAGCTGCACCGTGTTGAGCCAGCGGATCCAACGGTCGGTGGTGGCGGCATCGTTCATGACATCACCACGCCACTGCGCCGCGCAGGCGGTTGAAGGCAAGCACGGCGCCGAACACGATCGCCGTCAGCGTCAGCATCAGGGCGCTGGCATAGCCGATGTTGAAAAACTCGAAGCCGACCCTGAAGCCGTAGATGTTGAGCGTGTTCGAGGCGTTGCCCGGGCCGCCCTGGGTCGTGATGTAAATGATGTCGAAGAAGCGCAGCAGATCGACGCTGCGCAGGATCGCCGCGGTGACGATGGTCGGCAGCAGCAGCGGCAGCGTGATGCGCTGGAAAGTCCTGAATGGAGACGCACCGTCGATCTGCGCGGCCTCGTAGACGCTCGACGGCAGGGATTGCAGACCGCCCAGCACGATCAGGGCGACGTAAGGCGTCCACTGCCAGCTGTCGATCAGGGCCACGGTCGGAATGACCCAGGTCGGCGAGGCCAGCCAAGTCGACGGCGGCAGGCCGAACGACTGGAGGATATAGTTGGCAGCACCGAGCGACGGATCGAGGATCACCAGCCACATCATGCCCGCCACCACCGGCGGCATCATGAAGGGCGAAATGAACAACGAGCGCACGATGCCCGGCAGCCGCTTGGCGTGGAACAGCACCAGCGCCAGCCAGACGCCGAAGACGAGTTGCAGCACCAGCGACAGCACGAATAGCGCAATGGTAATCCACAGCCCGTGCCAGAATTCGTGATCGGAGATCAGCTTCGAATAATTGGCGAGGCCCGCGAAAGACTGCTTGCCGGTCGATGAAAAAGTCTGGAAACCGAGCCAGATCGTATAGACCACCGGAAACGCGATCATTGCGACCGTGAAGATCACGGCCGGCGCCGAGAGCGCCGCCATTTCCAGCTTCTGCCGGTCCTGCGTGAGTGTCGCAGCGGTAGCCGACATGAGTTCGTTTCCTTATCGTGAGGAGATGCCGGCAGGCAGCAAGCCCGCCGGCATGAAGCCGTTACTTCTGGGCGATCAGCGTATCGAGCGCCTTGTCGGCATCCGCGCAAGCCTGGTCGATCGGCTTCTGCTTCAGGATCAGCTCCTGCACGGCCTGGCCGATGAACTCACGTGATTCCGGGTTGGCGACGATGGGATAGCCGACCTCGGAGGAGCCCTTCGTTGCGAGCACGTCGAGCGCGGCCTGCCATTCCTTGCGGACCGGCTCCTCGTCGATCCACTTGCGGTATTCAGGATCCTTGGCGACCGACGGACGCGGCGGGGCAACGCCCTGGAGCGCCATCTTCTTCTGCACCTCCGGGCTGGTCGCCCACTGCACGAAGTACCAGGCCGCATCCGGCTGCTTGCTGTGCGAGGACACCGCCATGCCCCAACCGATCGTCGTCGGCGCCTGGCCGGCATCGCCCGCGGGGAACGGCAACAGGCCGGTGTCCTTGAGGCGCGCGCCGCCTTCCATCACGGTGCGCAATTCATTCGAGGATTCGAACGCCATTGCGGCGCGGCCGCTGCGATAGAGTGCCGAAATCTGCTGGAAGCTGTAGTTGACAACGCCGGGCGGGCCGAAATCGCGCAGCAGGCGACTATAGGTATCGAGCGCTTCCTTGCCCTTGGCCGAGCAGAGATTCGACTTGCCGTTGGCGATATAGCTGCCGCCGATATTGTGCAGCATGTTGCTGAAGGTATAAGCAATCGCTGGCTTGAGGCCGCGCGAGACGAACGGCGTCACGGTGCTGTCGCAGCTCTTGATCTTCTCGGCAGCGGCCTCGACGTCCTTGATCGTCTTCGGCGCCTCGAGGCCGCACTTCCTGAAGATGTCAGTACGGTAATAGAAGATCGGGCCTTCTATGTTCATTGGCATGCTGGTCAGCTTGCCGCCGAAGGTTGCGGCCTTCAGCAGGGCCTGGCTCAATCCGTTGGGATCGTATTCCTTGGCCACGTCGTTCTTGGCCATCGCAGTGAGATCGCCGTACCAGCCGGCAGCGGCGAACTGCTCGCCCTCTCGCGAGGGCAGCGTCATGAACACGTCCACTTCGTCGCTGTTCGCATTCATGACGGTCACCAGACGCTGTCGCATCTGCTGTTCCTGATAGCCGTCGACCTTGAGGGTCATGCCGGTCAGCTTCTCGAAATCTGCCTTGTAGGTCAGCAGCGCTTGCGCGACCGGATTATTGTTGGCGAGAAAGGTGACGGTCTTGCCCTTGAACTTCATCCAGTCGAAATCGGCGGCGTGCGCCTGCGCGGTCGCCGCAGCAATCGCGAGAACGGGCAACGCGACGTGGGTCGCGAGCATCCTGGCCTTCATCAAACTCTCCTCCCGGCTGACCGCCTTAAGCTGGCGGACCATTTTTGAACACGTTTGAGCACGGTCTGAAAACGGTTACAAATTAGACCATACGACCGCCGTGTCAAGCGATGGACATGCAACACAATATACTGCAAACTTACGACATAACCGCTACTTTGCCGCCCTCGGCACCAGATGTAACGTTACATCCATGAGACTGACAAACGCCCGGTCTGTGAAACAGGGTATCCGCGCCGTGGCTGCTCGCGCCGGCGTCTCGACGGCATCGGTCTCGCGCGCCCTCAATAATCCCGATGCGGTGAGCCCGTCTTTGCGCGCCCGCATCGAACAGGCCATCGACGCGCTCGGCTACATCCCACATGCGCCGGCGCGCATCCTGTCATCCCGGCGTTCGCGCACCCTCGGCGCGATCGTGCCGACCATCGACAACACGATGTTCGCGCGCGGCATCGCCTCGCTGCAGCAATATCTGTCGTCGGTAGGGTACATGCTGTTCCTCACCACGAGCGGATATGATCTCGACGTCGAGCTTCAGCAGGCGCGCAATTTGATCAGCCGCGGTGTCGACGGACTCGTGTTGCGCGGCGACTGCCATCACGAAGGACTGCGCAAGCTGCTCGCGGACAACGCCGTGCCTTTCATCAATGTCGGCATCTACCAGCCGGATCGACCTTACCCCTGCGTCGGCACCGACAACGAAGCCGCCGCCCATCGCGCGGCAGCACATGTCATCGAGCTCGGCCACCGCCGCATCGGGATCGTCTCGGCACTTCAGCGCAACAACGACCGCGCCAGCGCGCGCGTCGCCGGCTTTCGCCGCGCGCTGACCGAAAACGGGCTTGAGCTTCCCCCGCAATGGCATGTCGAGGTGCCGTATACCTTGGACGACGCGCGGGAGGCGGCGCGCCATCTTCTCAATCTCAAGGACCGTCCAACGGCCGTGGTGTGCGGCAACGACGTCATCGCCTATGGCGTGTTGCTCGAGGCGGAGCGCGACGGGTTCTCCGTGCCGCGCGATCTATCGGTCGTCGGATTCGACGACCTCGACTGGAGCCGCCATTTGCGGCCGAGCCTGACCACGATCCACGTTCCGACTGGAGAAACCTGGCAGCGCGCCGGAGAATATCTGGTGCGGAGCCTCGCCGGTGAGCAGACCATCATGCATCGCGAGATCGATTTCTCGCTGGTGGTCCGCGAATCGACGGCCCCACCTCCGAAATCCCTGAAGTGAGCCCGCCGCGATGAATTTCAATTTCTCCCTCGCATACGGCTTTCATGCCGTCGTGATCGGTGGCGCCGGTGACATTGGCGCGGCGATCAGCAACCAGTTTTGCGACCTCGGCGCGACGGTGACCGCAACCGCCGCGAACGAGGCTGATCTTGCTCGCACCCTGCTCAAGCCACGCACCGGGCTCGCGCTCGCGACGCTAGACGTCACGGATGACGAAGCCGTCGCGTCCTTCGCCCGGCAGCATAAGCGCGTCGATGCGCTGGTCAATTGCGCCGGGATTCTCGCACGCGACAAGGAATTCGAAATCGAGACCTTCGTGAAGGTGCTCGACGTCAATCTCACCGGCACGTTCCGGACCTCCATGGCGTTTCGGCCACTGCTTGCGGCGACGAAAGGTTCGATCGTCAATATTGCCTCGATGAATGCCACGCTGGCGCTGCCGCGCATCCCTGCCTACTGCGCCAGCAAAGGCGGCGTCGTCATGCTGACCAAGGCGCTGGCCTTGAAATGGGCCGAGGAAGGCATCCGCGTCAACGCGGTCGCGCCTGGCTATATAGAAACCGCAATCAACGCGGCGGGCCGGACCGACCGCGCGCACTATCAGCGCATAGCCGACCGCACGGCGTTCAAGCGCTGGGGGAAGCCGGAAGACATTGCAGGCGCCGTTGCCTTCCTCTGCATGCCGGCCTCGCAATATGCGACGGGCACCGTCGTTGCCGTGGACGGCGGATTTCTGGCAGGATGACGCCAACGGGAACCAAGACGCGACTCGGCCGGTGGCCTCCATCTTTGCGGAACTAAGTCATGACTGCGAGCTTGCGAGACTCGCCTCCGGCGGCGTGACTCATCTTCGCCTGCCAATCGCACGCGAGAGCAGATGATCCCACACCATATCGACTGCCGCTGCTTCAGATTGGCTGAAAGGGGATATCGACATACCGTCAGCGGCGATGGAGAAGGATTTCGACGTGTAGTGCGGCAGTGAGTGAGATTTCTTTGAGGTGGGTTGCCGGGGCGGGATCTGAAGCGATGTCAAGGTTCGCGAGGTCTGCCGGACGAAAAGCGGAACCTTCGGCGGAGGAACAAAGGGCCACTTAGCTCAGCGTTCACAACCGTGTAGCGTGTGAGATCGTGAACAATCGTAGTTTGGCGTGGAAAGTCGTGTGGTCGCGAGGGGACGAATCGCCTCCCGGACAATCCGATTCTGATTCTTCAGCAAACGGTACCCGGTGGCGACGAGCAGAACAGACTGTCCGTTCTGCTCGCCCTGATATCCTATTCTACGACGAGCACGTAATCGACCTGTACCGGCGGATCAGCGCGCTGTATCGAATGGGGGAAGATACAAAAACAAAGAGAAGGTCGCACAGCAATCTGGCTGCACCACGTCCTTCCGCAAAAAAACGTCGCACGAGACCCATTTTGTTCTCGGCGACCACTCCGCAAAGGTCTTGGAAAATAAGGATCTTCCTTTGGTGGGCGCACCAGGGCTCGAACCTGGGACCCGCTGATTAAGAGTCAGCCCCGGGTTGAGAACAATCAATCACTTACTGGTCGCACCACTGGGCTTATCCGACTGAAAGTGGGCATTCGTCGCACGGTTATAGTGATTGCACTGCCTGATATCCGAACACGCGCTACTCGGACTTTACGGGGGCAATTGCGACTACAACGCCATCGATCGATAGGTTCAAATCGGGGACATGCAACCATCTCAAATTGCTATTTCAGGCGGTCGCCTAGGCGTGGCCAGCACTGCTTGCCATACTTCCGCTACTGGTCGCTCCAGTTCTTCGACGTAGATGCTCAAGACGACGAGGTAGGGTCCCGAATTTCGTGAACGATTTCGTCTGCTAAGGTTCTCCGCATAGTGTTCTTCATCGCGAAATCCGTCCTTTGACCCCACGCTTAAGAGCTACGGTTTGCGGGGTGACCGGCGGTAACATCACGGAACCAAGCCGCGACGGCCTTGTCGCGCCACTCGTTGCTTTGCTGTCGCCCGGGGCATCAGGACGGTATTGGTTGGAGCGAAACCGAGCTACGACGAACGCTATGCTGCTCGGGGCCAAGAGGCAGTCCGAAAACTGGTAGCTCGGGTGTTGGCCCATCCCGTCCGCAGTAGCTCCGGCCCGCCGCTCGAACTCGCTGACGTCGGCGGAGAGCTTTATCGGCATTTCGCTGGCACAGATGCCAGTCCGACGAGTCACCCATCATCACTCGATGATGATCGGAGCCGCGATGTCGATGCGATCGTCCTTCGCCATGTCGATTCCGAGAGACAACGACCACTTGCCGTCTACCGCGGCCGTCATGCGGACGCGCCAGCTGTCCGCCGCGATCCGTTCGGCCGTCGCCTTGACCGGAGCGATGTGCTTGTCCGGATTGGACAAGACCACAGAGAGACCATCGACCGCGAGCGGCTTCTCATCGCCGTCCTCCAGCTTCACGTCGATCTCGACAGGCCCGCTGCGGCCGGGCGTGACCGTGACGTCGGCCATCACCCGCGTTCCGCAGATGTGGGTGAAGAAGGGCTCGCCGCGCGGGACCGCGCTTGCCGCCAACACCGTCAGCGGTGCTGGATCGCCCGAAACGATCTGCAGCCGCGGCCCCTTTGCGCCAACGCTGACGACCTCGAACGCGACCTCGACCTTGCCTGCGCGTTCGAAATTCAGCGACACCGGGATACGTTGTCCCTCCTCGAACGGCGTGGTCAATCCGACGAACATGATGTGATCGCCGCCTGGCGCGAGAGTGACCGTCGCATCCGGAGGGATCGCCAGCCCGTCGTCGAGGGGACGCATCGTCATGATGCCGTCCTGCATGGTCATGCTGTGAATTTCGACCTTGCCGGCGGCGGGGCTTTCCGCCGACAGCAGGCGATCGGCGCGAGTACCGCGGTTCTCGACGGTGAGATAGCCGCCCGCGACCTTGGCACCCTTCGGCGTGGCACGGGTCCAGGCTTGGCTGACGGCGACACGTTCATGCTCAGCAAGCGAGGGAGCGGAGCTTGTGAATGCGAGCAGCGCCACGGCGACCAGGGTGATGCTTGCGACCTTCAGCATGGCGTTTCTCCCGTCAGGCGGGAACGAGCGTGGCGAGTAGCGATCCGGGCTCGATAACGTGATTGACGCCCGTCTCGATCTTCACGCGGCCGTGGCACGGAGCGACGATATCGTGCAGCGCGCCTTCGATACGGACAACGGCGATGCCGTGCCCTTCTTTTGCCAGTTCGCCGTCGGCAACTAGCCACTTCGTCACGAAGCCTTCAGGCAGCATGGTATTGCGCCAGAGGGTCTCATCCGCCTTGATATCGATATTCATCGTCCATCTCCGTTGGGCTCACGCCGAAGCCTTCCTGAAGAAGGTCTCACATACCGCCCGCCAACTGCTTGTTGCAGCGCAAATTCGTCTCGATATCCCCCGCCGGCTGAACCGGTCGTTGACGAAAAGCCGAAGCCAGACGCCGTAGCAGGAGGATCGTGACGTTGCCCTTGCCGCTCTCGATCCGCGCGATCCAGCGTTCGGACACTCCCGAGGCGCCGGCGAGCTCGCGGCGCGACATGCCGCGAGCCGTGCGGAGTTCGCGAAGACGTTCGCCCAATGCAGTCAGAAAATCGAGATCTGAACACGACGACGACAACACGCTCGAGTCGAACGACCGCGAGCTTCGATATCGCGCCCGCTCTTCATCTTCGATGTTCACAGCCTCCGACATCCGAAGCGTCGGCTCAGTTCGTTCCGAACTGCAACCGCGCAAGGCGGGCGTAAAGACCGCCGGCCGACGACAACTCCTCATGGGTGCCCTGTTCGACGATCCTGCCGCGATCCAACACCAGAATGCGGTCGCAGGACAGGACGGTGGCAAGACGGTGCGCGATGACAAGAGTGGTCCGTCCCTTCATGAGCCCCTGGAGCGCGGCCTGGACCGCGGCCTCGCTCTCGGAATCGAGCGCCGAGGTGGCCTCGTCGAGGAGCAGAAGGGGGGCATCGCGCAGGATCGCGCGCGCGATGGCGATACGCTGGCGCTGCCCACCGGACAGCATGACGCCACGTTCGCCTAGTCGCGTGTCAAGTCCTTCCGGCAGCATGGCCAGAAACCCGGAAGCTGAGGCCAGGTCGGCGGCGCGCTCTACCTCGGCATCCGTCGCGGAGGGGCGCCCGAAGCGGATGTTGTCTCGGGCTGAGGCGGCGAAGATGACCGGATCCTGCGGAACCAGGGCGATGCGCGAGCGGATTTCTTCGGGGTCGGCCTCGTGGACGGCAGTTCCGTCGAGCGAGACCAATCCCGAACTCGGATCGTAGAACCGCAGGAGAAGGTGAAACAACGTACTCTTGCCGGCCCCGGACGACCCGACGATGGCGATTTTCTCACCGGAGCGCACGGAGAACGCGACGTCGTCGAGGACCCGGACGTCCGGCCTTCCCGGATAGGCGAAGCTGACGCCTTCGAATGCCACGCTTCCCTGACAGGCCAGCGGCAGGTTCAACGGCCGGTTCGGGGCTGCGATCTCGGGCTTGAGGCGAAGTATCTCGAACAGGCGCTCCGCTGCGCCCGAAGCCGCGGACACCTCGCCCCAGACTTCGCTGAGCTGGCCGAGGCTCGTCGCAGCCAGGACCGCGTAGAGTATGAATTGACCGAGACGTCCGGCGCTCATGGCTCCCATCGCCACGTCGCGAGAGCCGGCCCAGAGAATGACCACAACACTGCTGAACACGATGAAGATGACGATCTGGGTCAGAACGGCCCTCGCCCTGGTCGAAACGCGAGACGCCTCATAGGCTTCGTCCACCTCGCGACCGAAGCGATCGGTCGCGATCGCCGCGCCGTTGTAGGCCTGTACCGTTCTGATCGCGCCGATCAGCTCCGAAGCGTAGGCGGTTGCATCGGCGAGCGTATCCTGA from Bradyrhizobium sp. B124 includes:
- a CDS encoding LacI family DNA-binding transcriptional regulator — translated: MRLTNARSVKQGIRAVAARAGVSTASVSRALNNPDAVSPSLRARIEQAIDALGYIPHAPARILSSRRSRTLGAIVPTIDNTMFARGIASLQQYLSSVGYMLFLTTSGYDLDVELQQARNLISRGVDGLVLRGDCHHEGLRKLLADNAVPFINVGIYQPDRPYPCVGTDNEAAAHRAAAHVIELGHRRIGIVSALQRNNDRASARVAGFRRALTENGLELPPQWHVEVPYTLDDAREAARHLLNLKDRPTAVVCGNDVIAYGVLLEAERDGFSVPRDLSVVGFDDLDWSRHLRPSLTTIHVPTGETWQRAGEYLVRSLAGEQTIMHREIDFSLVVRESTAPPPKSLK
- the ugpC gene encoding sn-glycerol-3-phosphate ABC transporter ATP-binding protein UgpC, translated to MASISIRNLVKRYGNYTVIPDLNLEIADHEFVVFVGPSGCGKSTLLRIIAGLEPISSGDLYIGDKRVNGVQAAQRDIAMVFQDYALYPHMRVYDNMSFALELRGTPKAEIDVRVKRAAALLHIEPYLDRKPKELSGGQRQRVAMGRAIVRNPKAFLFDEPLSNLDAKLRGQVRAEIKALSQELKTTMVFVTHDQIEAMTMADRIVVLQSGTIQQYDTPETVYERPANQFVAGFIGSPAMNFFPIGWRQERAILSQGGTVVPLDGETAGQLRQAGNAVLGIRPEHFAVASDVADGIAINVKLVEPLGSDTLIHFDLAGGSAIARVDPALRPKVGDRLGLRPQPGKTHLFDATNGQVLR
- a CDS encoding SDR family oxidoreductase, which produces MNFNFSLAYGFHAVVIGGAGDIGAAISNQFCDLGATVTATAANEADLARTLLKPRTGLALATLDVTDDEAVASFARQHKRVDALVNCAGILARDKEFEIETFVKVLDVNLTGTFRTSMAFRPLLAATKGSIVNIASMNATLALPRIPAYCASKGGVVMLTKALALKWAEEGIRVNAVAPGYIETAINAAGRTDRAHYQRIADRTAFKRWGKPEDIAGAVAFLCMPASQYATGTVVAVDGGFLAG
- a CDS encoding sugar ABC transporter substrate-binding protein, translating into MKARMLATHVALPVLAIAAATAQAHAADFDWMKFKGKTVTFLANNNPVAQALLTYKADFEKLTGMTLKVDGYQEQQMRQRLVTVMNANSDEVDVFMTLPSREGEQFAAAGWYGDLTAMAKNDVAKEYDPNGLSQALLKAATFGGKLTSMPMNIEGPIFYYRTDIFRKCGLEAPKTIKDVEAAAEKIKSCDSTVTPFVSRGLKPAIAYTFSNMLHNIGGSYIANGKSNLCSAKGKEALDTYSRLLRDFGPPGVVNYSFQQISALYRSGRAAMAFESSNELRTVMEGGARLKDTGLLPFPAGDAGQAPTTIGWGMAVSSHSKQPDAAWYFVQWATSPEVQKKMALQGVAPPRPSVAKDPEYRKWIDEEPVRKEWQAALDVLATKGSSEVGYPIVANPESREFIGQAVQELILKQKPIDQACADADKALDTLIAQK
- a CDS encoding zinc-binding dehydrogenase, translating into MNLSLRPNAIMQAAVFHGNDRITIERVALPDVGAGEVLVRVSRTALCGSDFKLWHKGAEFTAGHEIFGVVEQPGHRLHGCRCAVYIPLHCDRCAACKRGDTQMCLEVSSLIGWNRPGGYAEYVPVPENCLLPVPDDIEDSLAPLLLDTIGTSGHAVRFASRVVPPSEAGAVLVMGAGPVGLGVVLALRALGYYDIYVADPNTTRLKIAQSFGAKAHTVGDTSKRFALIMECSGAHAARNLGIELVLPRGALVLVGENAAPWTIEEGKVFRRKDFYMIRTFYFPVSDFEPNVELLRTYKDEYRVLVDGEFGLQALPENFARFAKGELIKPVLALD
- a CDS encoding copper chaperone PCu(A)C; protein product: MLKVASITLVAVALLAFTSSAPSLAEHERVAVSQAWTRATPKGAKVAGGYLTVENRGTRADRLLSAESPAAGKVEIHSMTMQDGIMTMRPLDDGLAIPPDATVTLAPGGDHIMFVGLTTPFEEGQRIPVSLNFERAGKVEVAFEVVSVGAKGPRLQIVSGDPAPLTVLAASAVPRGEPFFTHICGTRVMADVTVTPGRSGPVEIDVKLEDGDEKPLAVDGLSVVLSNPDKHIAPVKATAERIAADSWRVRMTAAVDGKWSLSLGIDMAKDDRIDIAAPIIIE
- a CDS encoding carbohydrate ABC transporter permease, with the translated sequence MNDAATTDRWIRWLNTVQLVIAGLLIMAPTVWMVLSSFKPSFEVTAYPPTLFFTPTLDNYVELTRTTPFLSYALNSLIVTVGSTALGLLFGIPAAFAVSWTRISWPAILTLAARMAPGTLFLLPWYVMFRQVGMIGSYTALILSHAVITLPIVIWVLLPSFDGIPRSVFEAAQVDGCSVTRILWRIALPLVASGVAVSAILAFVFSWNYFLFALVLSNGDTKTLIAAAFNFIGEGSTQWGALMAAAALIALPPLVLAALVQRWLVSGLTLGAVKG
- a CDS encoding sugar ABC transporter permease, with the protein product MSATAATLTQDRQKLEMAALSAPAVIFTVAMIAFPVVYTIWLGFQTFSSTGKQSFAGLANYSKLISDHEFWHGLWITIALFVLSLVLQLVFGVWLALVLFHAKRLPGIVRSLFISPFMMPPVVAGMMWLVILDPSLGAANYILQSFGLPPSTWLASPTWVIPTVALIDSWQWTPYVALIVLGGLQSLPSSVYEAAQIDGASPFRTFQRITLPLLLPTIVTAAILRSVDLLRFFDIIYITTQGGPGNASNTLNIYGFRVGFEFFNIGYASALMLTLTAIVFGAVLAFNRLRGAVAW
- a CDS encoding sugar kinase, whose amino-acid sequence is MHVICLGLSALDQVWRVDRPFAGGSEKIKAVEYGTLGGGMAANASVAVAKLGASVAFWGRAGNDAAGHEMKLALVTEGVDVENFRLFPDGRSSVSGIIVDSSGERQIVNFRGLYPEAADWLPLDAVTRASSVLADPRWVEGAATLFREARARGIPTVLDGDMADAEVFERLLPLADHAIFSEPALTAFAGSAKDEFLTTLARFGCRVIAVTRGEGGVSWYENGQLHRQAAYAVEVVDTTGAGDVFHGAYALAIGAGLDVRTAMAFSAATAAMKCRHARGRNGIPTINECLVFMRTKP